A DNA window from Methanococcus voltae PS contains the following coding sequences:
- a CDS encoding nucleotide sugar dehydrogenase, producing the protein MSMLNLSKEEFKNKFKNGEITVAVYGQGKMGLPLANVFSEAGVNVIGVDICEEVVQNLNKGINHITEEPFLSELVAKNVKNGTYTATTDGKLAAEKADIMIILVPTLTDEKGNIKLEPVYNVAEIIASGLKEGNIVITEATMPPSTTESLIPILEKNGLKLNDGDFGLAHAPERTMTGTALRDIKGQYPKIIGANDSKTLEILSGMYETINSAGIVPISSIKGAEAVKVFEGVYRDVNIGLANELALWCEEHDVEALEVFESANTQPYCHIHTPGAGVGGHCIPVYPWFVINSSKEFNPRITKTARELNDYMAHHMVELTIKGLNSFEKSLKNAKILVLGLTFRGGVKEFMKSAAIPIISELNSWDADVYTFDPLCNEEDAERFGAKWTELEAHMWDAVIITSDHAEFKNMNLGDLKNNMSVPLIVDGRNIIDPVVAREKGFKYLSAGNFKL; encoded by the coding sequence TGCAAATGTCTTTTCAGAAGCTGGCGTTAATGTAATAGGTGTCGATATTTGCGAAGAAGTTGTTCAAAACTTGAATAAAGGTATAAACCATATTACAGAAGAACCATTTTTAAGTGAATTGGTGGCTAAAAACGTTAAAAATGGAACTTATACTGCCACGACCGATGGAAAACTTGCCGCTGAAAAAGCCGACATTATGATTATACTTGTTCCTACCCTGACTGATGAAAAAGGCAATATTAAACTTGAACCTGTTTATAATGTTGCTGAAATAATAGCTAGTGGATTAAAAGAAGGTAATATAGTTATTACAGAAGCTACAATGCCCCCTTCTACAACCGAAAGTCTTATACCAATTTTAGAAAAGAATGGTTTAAAGTTAAATGATGGTGATTTTGGACTTGCGCATGCTCCCGAAAGGACTATGACAGGTACTGCACTTAGAGATATTAAAGGTCAATACCCCAAAATTATAGGTGCTAATGATTCAAAAACACTTGAAATATTAAGTGGAATGTATGAAACTATAAATAGCGCAGGTATTGTGCCAATTAGTAGCATTAAAGGAGCTGAAGCCGTTAAAGTATTTGAAGGCGTTTATAGGGATGTTAATATCGGGTTAGCTAACGAATTAGCACTTTGGTGTGAAGAGCATGATGTTGAAGCTCTAGAAGTATTCGAATCAGCTAATACACAACCTTATTGTCATATCCACACACCCGGTGCGGGTGTTGGAGGTCATTGTATACCTGTCTATCCGTGGTTTGTAATCAACTCTTCAAAAGAATTCAATCCACGAATTACTAAAACTGCAAGAGAATTAAATGATTATATGGCGCATCACATGGTTGAATTAACCATTAAAGGTCTTAATAGCTTTGAAAAGTCACTTAAAAATGCCAAAATTCTTGTATTAGGGCTTACCTTTAGAGGGGGCGTTAAGGAATTTATGAAGAGCGCTGCCATTCCAATAATTTCTGAACTCAACAGTTGGGACGCAGACGTTTATACCTTCGACCCATTGTGTAATGAGGAAGATGCAGAAAGATTTGGTGCAAAATGGACTGAATTAGAGGCTCATATGTGGGATGCAGTTATTATAACATCTGACCATGCAGAATTCAAAAATATGAACTTAGGAGATTTAAAAAATAATATGAGCGTTCCATTAATTGTCGATGGTAGAAATATAATTGACCCAGTTGTTGCACGTGAAAAAGGATTTAAATATTTGAGTGCAGGTAATTTTAAATTATAA